The following DNA comes from Thermus oshimai DSM 12092.
GTGCCTGCGCTGGAAGGGGGTTTCCCTCCCCGCCCTCTTGGAGCGGGCCGGGCCTAAGCGGGAGGCCCGCTACCTCCGCTTTGAGGCCGCGGACGGGTACGTGGAGTCCTTGCCCCTGGCCGAGCTCCCCGAGGACGCCCTCCTGGCCTACGCCGCCTTTGACCCGGAAAGGGGAGGGTACGAGCCCTTGTGGCCCAGCCACGGCTACCCTGTCCGCCTCCTGCTCCCGGGCCGGTACGGGATGAAGCAGCCCAAGTGGCTTACGAGGATCCGCCTGGAGGCGGAAAAGACCCTGGGGTACTGGGCCGAACGGGGTTGGAGCGAGGAGGCCCGGGTGCGGCCCATGAGCCGGATCGACTGGCCCCCTCCCGGGGCCTCCCTAAGGGTAGGGGAGGCCCTCGAGGTGCGGGGCATCGCCTTTGCCGGGGAAAAGCCGGTGCTGGCGGTGGAGGTCTCGGTGGACGGGGGGAAGGGCTGGGAAAGGGCTGAGCTCCTCCCCGCCCCGGGACCCTACGCCTGGCGGCTTTGGCGCTACCTCTGGCGCCCGGAGGCCCCGGGGCGCCAGGCCCTTTTGGTGCGGGCCTGGACCCGGGAGGGCCCCCAGGACCCCACCCCAAGGGACCCCCTCCCGGATGGGGCCACGGGGCTCCACCGGGTGGAGGTCGTGGTGCGCTGAGGCCGCCCTGGGGCCGGGATCCGCCCCATCCCTTTTCGGGGTATTACCGGGTGGAGGTGAAGGTATGGAGCGCAGGAGGTTCTTGCAGGTTGCAGGTGGGGTTCTGGTTTCCGCCTTGGCCGGCCGGGCCTGGGCCCTGGTTCCGGCCACGGGGGAGGGGATCTTCCGCCGCTACCCCGGGGAGTTCGCCAACTTCTCCGTGCCCCCGGGCCGGCCCTTCGCCGCCCAGGGGGTGGGGGAGACCCCTTTGGGCACCTCGGTCCTCATCTGTACCGTTAAGGAGCAGTCCCTGCCCTACCACCGGGAAAGGCTGGAGGTGGCCTTGGTCCTCAAGGGCAAGGGGGTTTTGCTGGCGAAACCCACCTGGCTCCCAAACAAGCCGTCCTCATTCCCCCATGACCGCCCACGCCTTCGTGGGGGAACCGGACCCCCTTTCCCGCTTTAGCCGTGACAACTCCCCGTTCTGAAGAACGGGGGCTGCAAGGTATGCTTCCCCGTGACCCCTGACCCATGGGCCATATCCCGCTCTAAAAGGCTCCCTGACCCCGTCCCCAGTTGCCCTTTCCGGGCTCACTTCCGGTCCATCCCCACGGGCGTGGGGACTACGGTGCGGCAGTGTGGATTAAAACCCGCTACAGCGGTCCATCCCCACGGGCGTGGGGACTACGTCCCTTGAGGAGGCCTCCGCCGCCTCCCGGACGGTCCATCCCCACGGGCGTGGGGACTACAGCGTCCTTCCCTGCCATTGAATTTCTCCCACCGGTCCATCCCCACGGGCGTGGGGACTACCGCTGTTCCGGTGTCGGCCGCTCCCCCGGCCGCGGTCCATCCCCACGGGCGTGGGGACTACCGGCTCAATGCCTACTACGATGCACTGGACGCAGGTCCATCCCCACGGGCGTGGGGACTACCTGTCCAGCGATCCATCTGGCGGTCCTTCCCGGACGGCGGGCGGTGCACTATAGTTTGGCCAAAGCTCCGGCACCGGGGCCGGTGCCGCGCCGCGGGGGGATGGCCGATGACGGGTGCACACTGGGACGCCGTGTTCGACGAGGATTACCTGTACTTCTACGAGACCTTCTTGCACGACGAGCGCAACGAGAAGGAGGCCGAGCTCATCGCCCGGCTCCTCGACCTCGGTCCGGGGGCGGATGTGCTGGATGTGCCTTGCGGGCACGGCCGCATCGCCGTGCGCCTGGCGCGCCGAGGCTGCCGCGTGACCGGCCTCGACGCCAGCCCGCTGTTCCTGGAGCGGGCCCGCCAGGCCGCGGCGGCCGCGGGCGTCGGCGTCGAGTGGGTCCACGGCGACATGCGGGCCCTGCCGTTCGGGCGAGACTTCGACGCCGTGGTCAACTGGTTCACCTCCTTCGGCTACTTCGACGACGAGGAGAACCGCCGCGTGCTGGCGGAGTTCCGGCGCGTGCTGCGGCCCGGCGGCCGGCTGCTGATCGAGACGGTCCACCGCGACCGGATCCTGCGCAGCCTGCCGCCCGGCGAGCCGGTGCGCTTCGACGTGGTCCGCCGGGGCGACGACCTGATGATCGACCGCACCGGGTACGAACCGCTCACCGGGCGCGTGCAGACCGACCGCACCATCGTCCGGGACGGGCGTGTGCGCCGGTTCGCGTACGGGCTGCGGCTGTATACGCCGGTGGAGCTGCGGGACGAGCTGCTGCGGGCCGGGTTCGCCCGCGTCGAGCTGCTGGGCGACGAGGGCGGACCGCTCACGCTCGACAGCCGGCGGCTGCTCGCCGTCGCGCAGGCGTGAGCGAGGGCGCCGAACCGCTGGCGCGCGCCGCGACCCGGGAAGGCAAGCGGCGCCCGGTGGCGAACCCATGGTGCGGCCAGTTCCGTGGTGCGCAGCGACCGTCCGGGAGGAGGCGACGTGGACCGGAGCCATCGATGGGCAGTGGCGCCCGGGGGTGCGCTGCATGGCGGGGGCCGGCGCTGCGCGGCGTCGAGCCCCGCGACGGGATCCTGATCCTTGACGAATCCTGGACGAGGAGGGCGGCGGGTGGAAGGAGAGCAGCTCTCCCTGTTCGGCGAGCCGGCCCCCGCGCAGCGCGGCGCCCGGGACGAGGCGGCCGCCGCGGCCGAGCCGCTGCCCGCGGCGCCGATCAGCGGCACGCCGTCCGCGGTTGCGCCTCCCGCGGTCGCGGACGGCGACCCCGTGCGGTCCGGCCTCTTCGGCGCCATCGAAGACCTGGACGAGCTGGCCCGCATCGCCGCGGGGTGCCGCCGCTGCGGCCTGCGCGACGGGTGTACGCAGGTCGTGTTCGGCGAGGGGGACCCGCAGGCGGCCCTGATGCTGGTGGGTGAGGGGCCGGGCCAGACCGAGGACGAGCTGGGGCGGCCGTTCGTGGGCAAGGCCGGCCAGCTGCTCGACCGCATCCTGGCCGCGGCCGGATTCCGGCGGGAGGAAGTCTACATCACGAACGTCGTCAAGTGCCGGCCGCCCGGCAACCGGGTGCCCACCGACGCCGAGATGATGACCTGCCTGCCCTACCTGCACGCGCAGATAAGGATCATCCGGCCGGCCATCCTGGTCTGCCTGGGCTCGACGGCGGTGCGGGCCGTCGTGTCGCCGTCGCTGCGCATCAGCCAGGCGCGCGGTCGCTGGCACGAGCGCTGGGGCGTCCGCATCATGGCGACCTACCACCCGGCCGCGCTGTTGCGCGACCCCAGCAAGAAGCGCCCGGTCTGGGAAGACGGTCCATCCCCACGGGCGTGGGGACTACGCCAGGCCATGGCCATGGGAATCCGTCGCCTTCGGTCCATCCCCACGGGCGTGGGGACTACGCTATTTTAGCGTCCTGGGCCGGGCCGACGATGGTCCATCCCCACGGGCGTGGGGACTACGGGCGGATGCGCCTGGGATTGCGTTCCCAGGGCGGTCCATCCCCACGGGCGTGGGGACTACGCTATTTTAGCGTCCTGGGCCGGGCCGACGATGGTCCATCCCCACGGGCGTGGGGACTACGGGCGGATGCGCCTGGGATTGCGTTCCCAGGGCGGTCCATCCCCACGGGCGTGGGGACTACTTTTGCCTCTCCTCGCTCCGGGGGGTCGTCATCGGTCCATCCCCACGGGCGTGGGGACTACGACGGCACCCTGCTGGCGGGTTATCACCGCTACCGGTCCATCCCCACGGGCGTGGGGACTACGGGGAACGGAAGGAGGGGCATAGATGGGCACCGGTCCATCCCCACGGGCGTGGGGACTACGCAATCCGCCGCACCCCCTCGGGGGTGGCCTCGGTCCATCCCCACGGGCGTGGGGACTACGCCACGTGGCGCGCAAGGCAGCCCACGCCTCCGGTCCATCCCCACGGGCGTGGGGACTACACCCAGCCGAAGCCAGGGCATAGAGATCAAGCCGGTCCATCCCCACGGGCGTGGGGACTACACGGCCTGGAGAGAGAGCTGGACCCGAGCCGTCGGTCCATCCCCACGGGCGTGGGGACTACGCTGTGGGGCCTCAGCGGGTGAGCGTTCAGCCGGTCCATCCCCACGGGCGTGGGGACTACACGGCCTGGAGAGAGAGCTGGACCCGAGCCGTCGGTCCATCCCCACGGGCGTGGGGACTACGCTGTGGGGCCTCAGCGGGTGAGCGTTCAGCCGGTCCATCCCCACGGGCGTGGGGACTACTAACCGTGGACCGCTCGACGCTACACCCCGACCGGTCCATCCCCACGGGCGTGGGGACTACTGGGGGTGGTGCTCGTGCTGAACCGGCCCAAGCGGTCCATCCCCACGGGCGTGGGGACTACACTTGACCAGGACAGCAAAAACGCCCGCTCACCCCCCGTTATGTGTCTAGTTGGGAGTGGCTACGGATTTTCCTTTTCAAGATCCCCCTCGGAAGCTTTGGCACGGCGTTTCTCGTACCTCGCAAATAACTTGGACAACTTCTCTGCTTTTCGCATTGCCTCGGCGTTCCGGGTCGTGTCAAGAGTTATGTGTAAGAGTCTGTGTACGGGGGGCATACCGCTCCTGAAGCATCTTCTCCAGCACCTCCTTCACCTCCGAGAACCCCTTTAGTTTCCGTTCTGCCCACCTCCCTTCCTGCCTCTCCGACTCCAGGTAAAGAAGCTTGTACACCGCCTCTTCCTTAGGAAACTTGTGGTCCCGCACCTTCGTCCCCCGCCGTAGCTCCCGGATAAACCGCTCCATCAGGTTGGTGCTCCGCAGGTACGGCCAAAGCACCTTGGG
Coding sequences within:
- a CDS encoding molybdopterin-dependent oxidoreductase, with the translated sequence MKGWEAGLIASGLSLILEALGRNNPLLGLYGALTHLLGTPGAFNLLHRLLGYGEAAKALAFLAALGLFLLLHRLLWGWPYLLLALYLALAGPWGLLAGLWLFLPRGWSGERRQVLGLGLLALAALLLGRRREGARKASASLLLGQGSLYQVSKNPPFLDPDLRGRPYRLEVAGLVDRPLVLSLQDLMALPARELVHTLICISNPVGGDLVGCLRWKGVSLPALLERAGPKREARYLRFEAADGYVESLPLAELPEDALLAYAAFDPERGGYEPLWPSHGYPVRLLLPGRYGMKQPKWLTRIRLEAEKTLGYWAERGWSEEARVRPMSRIDWPPPGASLRVGEALEVRGIAFAGEKPVLAVEVSVDGGKGWERAELLPAPGPYAWRLWRYLWRPEAPGRQALLVRAWTREGPQDPTPRDPLPDGATGLHRVEVVVR
- a CDS encoding class I SAM-dependent methyltransferase, whose translation is MFDEDYLYFYETFLHDERNEKEAELIARLLDLGPGADVLDVPCGHGRIAVRLARRGCRVTGLDASPLFLERARQAAAAAGVGVEWVHGDMRALPFGRDFDAVVNWFTSFGYFDDEENRRVLAEFRRVLRPGGRLLIETVHRDRILRSLPPGEPVRFDVVRRGDDLMIDRTGYEPLTGRVQTDRTIVRDGRVRRFAYGLRLYTPVELRDELLRAGFARVELLGDEGGPLTLDSRRLLAVAQA
- a CDS encoding transposase; the protein is PKVLWPYLRSTNLMERFIRELRRGTKVRDHKFPKEEAVYKLLYLESERQEGRWAERKLKGFSEVKEVLEKMLQERYAPRTQTLTHNS